Genomic window (Pongo abelii isolate AG06213 chromosome Y, NHGRI_mPonAbe1-v2.0_pri, whole genome shotgun sequence):
TGCATGTAGGTGCTGTAGGTGCTATGAGAGTGCATATGAATAGTGGTCAACTGATTTAAAATAGCATGTTGATCTGTTGCAATTTGTTCTGATGGTCCAACTGAGgttgaaggtgaaggaggagggaAACCACTTCTAATTGGGACAGATGAATTTGCAATTATCTGTCTGACAGAAGATTCCCTGGTTAGaggcatatttaaatttttagagGCTGAAAATAAACTTTCTTCAGTAGCTTCAGCAGCTAAGGCAGAATTATGATTCTCCATGTTAGCCCCTGCTCTAAAATGCTTCTTGTTGAAATCTTCATTAAATAAAGTAGATATAGGTGAAGTATTTTTAACACCAATTCTTCTCTTCACTCTTACTAAAAGTTGGGGATAGCCACGCTTGAAATTTGGATTATAGTAGAACTTTaactaaaaccaaagaaaaaggtAATTCAGTGCCATTTTAATCCAAGAGACAAGTGAAAATAACAAACGCAACACATAAAATATCAGATTTCTGTTTTGCCACACAAACTTAATGTCATCAAATAACTCATAaacattgtttattatttttaagaacatgCTTGTTGGGAAAAACCACTCAAGTTGTTAAGCCCTCAAGTGAaaacatgttatatattaatagtaatattTCATTAAGTGGCTTTGGTACACTGATTTGGAGTTCACTGGTAAGATTCAAAGTTGTTagcaaaatttcttaaaacactaAAAGGTTAATGCTCAAGCTGAAcacaataatttcaaaaaaaattctaccttaatattttatataattttcaaaatatggtCTTATTGCATGTATTAACATATTTACTGATGTACaaagtaaaattacatatatacttTACATAAAGTGGTAACTGAAATATGTTAAATACCTTGCTTAAGACAGAGGATTCTTTCTCTTCTGCCAGAAAGGTGGCTAGAGAGGCAGATCTCTGAAAATTCTGTTGAATTTTACTAAATCCATAAAGGTTGAGCTGTCGAAGAAAACTTTTGATAGTATCAGTTTGAAATATTCTGTAAGGAGCCTTTTTTCccaaaatttctttcttgaaaaGCTCTTCATTAATCACTATGCAAGTTCCATTCTCAGCCCATGAAATAGACTTGAATTGGT
Coding sequences:
- the LOC129053184 gene encoding heat shock transcription factor, Y-linked isoform 2 (isoform 2 is encoded by transcript variant 2) gives rise to the protein MLFRKLWKIVESDQFKSISWAENGTCIVINEELFKKEILGKKAPYRIFQTDTIKSFLRQLNLYGFSKIQQNFQRSASLATFLAEEKESSVLSKLKFYYNPNFKRGYPQLLVRVKRRIGVKNTSPISTLFNEDFNKKHFRAGANMENHNSALAAEATEESLFSASKNLNMPLTRESSVRQIIANSSVPIRSGFPPPSPSTSVGPSEQIATDQHAILNQLTTIHMHSHSTYSTYMQARGHTVNFITTTTSQYHIISPLKNGYFGLVVEPSAVPTQYPVVPVNQAPYCNMLPAGNPWLQMPTIADRSAAARSRPALQPSPLDKYHPNYN
- the LOC129053184 gene encoding heat shock transcription factor, Y-linked isoform 1 (isoform 1 is encoded by transcript variant 1), which gives rise to MAHVSSETQDVSPKDELTGSEASTSSPVCEHTFPGDSDLRSMIEENAFQVLSQGSLLKRPRYTVCVSEPDKDDDFLSLNFPRKLWKIVESDQFKSISWAENGTCIVINEELFKKEILGKKAPYRIFQTDTIKSFLRQLNLYGFSKIQQNFQRSASLATFLAEEKESSVLSKLKFYYNPNFKRGYPQLLVRVKRRIGVKNTSPISTLFNEDFNKKHFRAGANMENHNSALAAEATEESLFSASKNLNMPLTRESSVRQIIANSSVPIRSGFPPPSPSTSVGPSEQIATDQHAILNQLTTIHMHSHSTYSTYMQARGHTVNFITTTTSQYHIISPLKNGYFGLVVEPSAVPTQYPVVPVNQAPYCNMLPAGNPWLQMPTIADRSAAARSRPALQPSPLDKYHPNYN